The DNA segment TATTTCTGTATAAAAATGTCATATAAATCATGTTTCCTTTAGACTCAGTACTTCTTTCCCTTTTTATGAGTGTCTCTGTACTGTTGTGTCTGCTGCAGTGTACCGGTAGGAGAGGGATACAGGTTTACAGTATGGCTACGAGGGTCCGTACTACGTGTGCAACACATGGGGCTGATGTGGATTTACAGCCCTCTCTCCAGAACCGTGACCTCTCTCCTtacctgcagcagagaggcggCCTTCCCCAGAGTCTTGTCAGTCTCAGAGAGCCGCTCCTCCAGCTCCGACCCCTGCCACTCCTGGCTCTGGAGCTCTGACTTCACAACGTCGAGAGACTCCTCAGGCCTGTTGGCCGTCGCTTCCGTCTGGCTTTCCCGCTGAATATCTTGCTCGAGCTGGGCAGAACGCACCGAGAATTCGTGGAGCCGTCGTCCGCAGTCGTCTAGCTTAGCGTGGAGCTCCCCCAGCTTCCGCCTCATCCCTCGCTCTTTCTCTACCTCTGCTTGGAGCTCCTCCTCCCAGTACTGCTCGTGGGCAAGCTCGGCCTGGTTCTTTCGCATCACTTGCTCGAGTGTGTCCACCTCTTCTTGCAGACGAGCCTCAGACACTGGTGAAGGACAGGGAGATGGGTTGGGACGATCCCAGGTATGTGAGTCTATTTCTAGGGCTTCTAGCTGAGCCTCAACGGCCCTTAGTCTCTCCTGTTGCTGAAGAACTTTCCTAAAGACCTCCTCTTTGGATGGGCCTATAGGTggtgaaggagagggagacggaACCTGAGGGGAAACAGGGCTGGGAGAAGGGGATGGAGAGGCTCTCTGTTCTGGAGAGTCCCGAGGAGACCTCTTATACTGATTGGATTTGGTTCTAGGGGAGGTGGATGGTCCCAGGTTAAAGGTGAGTGCTTTTTTAGGCTGGCTGCGTTTCAAAGGCTCTGGCTCAGAAAGCATGGGCAACGGAAGGGGAGTTGCTCTGTCTGGTTTCGAGCCAGGTCCGTCACTGCTGCTCGGGCCAGTCCGCCG comes from the Hippoglossus stenolepis isolate QCI-W04-F060 chromosome 5, HSTE1.2, whole genome shotgun sequence genome and includes:
- the rassf7a gene encoding ras association domain-containing protein 8; this translates as MELKVWVDGVVRVVCGLSEETSCQDVVIALAQAIGQTGRYVLIQRLRDTERQLLATEKPLESLAKLGQHGSEVQFFLRRTGPSSSDGPGSKPDRATPLPLPMLSEPEPLKRSQPKKALTFNLGPSTSPRTKSNQYKRSPRDSPEQRASPSPSPSPVSPQVPSPSPSPPIGPSKEEVFRKVLQQQERLRAVEAQLEALEIDSHTWDRPNPSPCPSPVSEARLQEEVDTLEQVMRKNQAELAHEQYWEEELQAEVEKERGMRRKLGELHAKLDDCGRRLHEFSVRSAQLEQDIQRESQTEATANRPEESLDVVKSELQSQEWQGSELEERLSETDKTLGKAASLLQAKQEELEELNKELRQCNLQQFIQQAGVLPAHTHSRTELQEQLEQLELAHLLHDGYRNGSRSATPVDSPPRPTAKQFLGHPRNLQNPLVSSLNPEVLTSRESSWR